The Cylindrospermum stagnale PCC 7417 genome segment ATCTTTTGGGTTATGGATTTCTTCTAGTAAAAGATTATTTCCTGCTTCTACACTCTGACCAAAGTGATGATAAATCAAACCGCTCAAAAAACCGGCTAGCGGCAGCAAGGCGATAATCCATCGATGAGATTCGCGCCAATCCGTTGCCCATTCTAGTGATGCCAAAAGAGCAGCAGAAGCTGTGCCGGCAAATATGCCAATTGCAAAGGAGATTGGCAACCACTTGATTAGATGGGGTAAGGCAATAAATAGTTCAAATTGACGCAGGTGTTTCATTTGTAAAAATCTGACGCTATTCGTTGAAATAAATTAAGCCATTTAGCTGTGTCACTATCAGCAGATTAATCCAATGTTTACGACCAAAGATAGATGCTTTTTTTAACATATACAATTATAAGTATTATTGCTGTTGAACTATTTAAAAAACTAAATTAAGTCCTCATGAGTCCAGATGTATTTTCAGAACTTAATCGGGAAAACCGAACTCCTGTGAGAGGTTTTCTGCACTGTAATATCTGAGTTTAACTGGATACTGTTAAGGAGGGGCTAAAGTAAATGCTGTTGTCTAGAAAGGACTAAAAAACTATACAGCATTAGTCAGGAGAGCAAAAAAATGACAAATCAATTGAAAACTGCTGCACTGCTAGCAGCACTCAGCGGCCTATTAATTGCAATTAGTTACTGGGTACTTGGTGGTACTACTGGCTTGATTGTGGGGATTGGATTAGCAGCAGTTACAAACCTGTTTTCTTGGTATCAATCTGATAAGATTGCCTTGGCAGTCTATCGCGCTCAACCAGTGACTGAAGCCGAAGCACCGGGACTTTATAGAATGGTGCAGAGATTGTCTCAGCGTGCCAAGATTCCCATGCCGGGAGTTTACATTGTTCCTAGCCAAGGTGCCAATGCTTTTGCTACAGGACGAGATCCAGAACACGCGGCTGTTGCTGTCACCGAAGGAATCTTAAATATATTACCAGAGGATGAACTCGAAGGCGTTCTTGCCCACGAACTCACCCATATAATTAATCGTGACACCCTCACACAAGCAGTAGCTGCTACTGTCGCCGGGGCTATCTCTTTCCTAGCGCAAATGGTGAGTTACAGCTCATGGTTTGGCGGTGCTAGTTCGCGAGATGACAACAGAGGTGGAAATCCTTTGGGAGTGCTATTAACGGTAGTACTTGCACCTGTGGCGGCGACGATCATTCAGTTAGCAATATCCCGCACTAGAGAATTTTCTGCTGATGCTGGTGCTGCGAGATTGACTGGTAATCCCCGCGCTTTAGCTAGAGCACTGCAACGCTTAGAAGTTACAGCCCGACAAATGCCTTTAAATGCTAACCCAGCCTTTGAACCGTTATTGATTATCCATCCAATTTCTGGGCAATTTTTGGGTAATTTGTTCTCCAGCCACCCAGCGACTGAGGCGCGAGTTGAAGCGTTGCTGAAGTTAGAGCAACAACTGCCTACAACAGCTTATTAAGTGTTTGTAATTTCAGTCCAGGGTAAAGTTTTCATCCGAGAGTAAGCTTTGCAACAAGGATGTTCGAACTATGACTGCTAATAACATCGGATCTAGAGAGAAATTAGAAATCAGTTTTCAAACCCATCAACTTGAAACCGCATTGGCTGGGGAAACTGAGGAAGTTAAGCGGGAAACTACAGCGCTAATTGAGGCGATCGCTAAACGCGCGCAAGCTGAGGCTGCTGGTACTATTACCCGTGAAACCTATTTGAATGCTGTACGCCAAGCACGGGAAGCGATTGAACGGCAGAAACTGATGGAACGCGATCATCGCCTAGAGTACACTTGGGCAGTAATGCAGGATGAAGCGGAAAGAAACTGGTACTTGATGATGAAAGAAGCGATAAATTTTAGCGATCGCTTGCAAAAAGCCGCAAAAGCCGCCTGGGAAGCCTTCAATGCGCCTCGTTCTCAAACTTAAGTGCAATACATAACCATTCCTAGGGATACAGCATTGCTGTGTCCCTAATCGTTTTTTTGTTTTCCAGTCATGAGCCAAAAATCGGCTGTAAATCTAAAATAAACCCTGGCAATACATCTTCCCCAGATAAACTGGTAGGAGATTGTAAAACTTCTGCTTTTTGATTAGGGCGATAAATTTCTACTTGTTTATCTTTAGGATTAATTAACCAGCCTAAAAGTAAACCATTATCAATATACTCCCGCATTTTGGACTGAGTATCTGCTAAATCATCACTTTCTGAAAGTAATTCAATTACAAAATCAGGGCATAAGGGCAGAAATTTCTTTCTTTGTTCTGGTGTGAGTGCATTCCATCTTTCTATGCTTACCCAAGAGACATCAGGTGAACGAGTTGCACCGTTAGGTAATTTAAACCCGGTAGAAGAATCAAAAGCTTTTCCTAAACCATTTTTGCGGTTCCAAAACCCTAAATCAAGATAAACTTCAAAATTCCGGTTTCCTGTCTCTCCTCCCGTTGGCGACATAACAATTAATTCCCCATGAGCCGATAATTCTAAACGCAAATCTTTATTAGCAGCAATTATTTGCAGAAATTCATCATCAGTGAATTTAAGCGATGGTGGTATTTGTACAGTTACAGCAGTCATAATTCATACCTAGACATTTTGCCTCTACCTCTATATATCTCGTTCCCAGTCGGAGACTGGGAATGCTCATCAGGGAGGTTCTACCTCCCATCCTAGCAATAAATGCCGGACGATATAAAATCAAGAGTTTGAAACCCACGGAGGTGGGTTTTGCCTGTGTAGACGCGATTTCTAATCGCCATTTTTTAAATATTCTCAGACATTCTCTAACCTAAACCTAGAAATCCAGAAATTAGCGGCAGAATTTTACTACATTCTTCAACCAATTTTGTCGCTGTGGGTAAACTAGAAATTGTCCCTTTTAAAATCTTTATCGCTGTTTTCGCCGCCTTTTGCATTGCTCCTTCTTGGGGATTTTTACCCGCTTCTGCTAAGGCTTTAACTTGCTCTAATGCCTCAGCTTTATCTTCTTGATTTAAGTTTTTATCCGCCTCAATCGCTGCTTGCAATTGCGTCAATAATTCCTTAATTCCCGGTTTATCTGGTTCTGGTGAAGCGGGTAATTGGCTGATGGTATTTGTTACCACACCGCTAATATCCATTTCACCTAAATTCAAAGCTTGTCCACTAGCATTAAAATCTCTGCCAACACTACCAATTTCAACCACTATTGGGGCGGCGTTCACGGTCATCGGTTCCTGGTTTAGGATTATCTAAAAGATAGACAAACCGACAATCTACATTATCTAATATAGTGGTATTTTCAATATTCCAAGCTTCCACACAAGCACCTGTCATTTGAGTATTGCTGAAATTAGTACCGACTGCTTGAGCAAGAGTCAGGTTTGCCCATTCTAAACAAGCGCCTTGGAAAGTGGCCTCAATAATATCAGCATCTTTTAAATTAGCCTCTTTCAAGTCTGCACCTTTCAGGTTTGCGCCTCTGAGGTTAGCACCAACGTAAGATTTACCTCTACCATTGCAGCTAATGAGCAAATTGAGAACAGCGCGGTTAGTTAGTATCGTATTACCTGGTCTAGCAAAATCAAGTTTTTTCGCTTCATAAAAACGAGTGCGCGTTAGGTTTGCTGTTCTGAAATCTGTGTTTTTGAGAATTGCACCAGTAAAATCAGCATCAGTTAAATCAGCACCACGAAAACTTGTGCCACCTGTAGCAGCTAAGGTAAGAGCGACTAAGCGAACTAAAGTGTATTTCTCATTTTTCGTGAGACTACCCCACCCTATGTAAATAGTAAATAGTGTAAAGATGAAGGCATCAATGATAGCCATAGCATAGTTGATAGCAATCGCTTGATAGACTCTAGTTGTGACTCCAACGAAGTCTGTAGCTATGGCTCCAGCAAAGACTCCAGCATAGGAGCTGACAAAAACTCCGACTCCAGCAAACACTCCAGCGATGGAGATAGCAAAGGCAAAGGCTGTGGCATTTATAATCGAAGTGGTAATGCCTATAGTAATGCCTCCAGCAATAGCTCCAGCGACAGCTCCGGCTATGTCTCCCGCAAAGGCAACAGCCATAGCAACTATGATGACAAAGGCAAAGGCTCCTAAACCTGCTGTGAAACCCTTGCGAATAGTGACAATGCAAAAGAGTGCCACTAAAACTAGGGAGACTACCCCGATAATAAAAATTTGAGTTTTGTCAGTCTTAAAAGCTTCAAAAATAACTGCTATCCATACTCCCATGAAGATTGAGAAAAATCCTAATAATCCCGACAACAGCCATGAGACTATGAGTAACCAAATAACTGAATGATACTGTAGTCCAGCCCTAGCACCACTTAAGTCAGCACCTTTAAGGTTAGCGTTGGTAAAATCTGCTCCTCTAATATCCGCTTTGCTAAAGTTGGCGCCTGTCAGATTTTGACCTTTAAAAGAGCGCCCTCGGAGATTTTGACGGTCGTAATCTGGCGGCATAATCGCGTCAGCAAGAGGTTATTGATGATATTTTATACATATTAGCTGGGCATTATTCCGGTTTTTGGCAAGATTTGGTTAGATTTATCTGTTGCACCATTCCCGTAGCACTCCACCTCTAAACCCTCACCACGGCTTGGAGGGGGATTGGAGTTTTGAGATAAAATTAGATTACGCCAGTCAATAGCGATCACAAGATTAACTATGAATAATCAACTGTATGAACAAGATTTTAATCTTTGGCGAGAAAGCATTATTGAACAAATTAAACAGCATCAATTTAATGATATCGATTGGGAGCATTTGCTTTTAGAATTAGAAGATATGGGAAAATCAGAGAAACGGTCATTTATTAGTAATTTAACAATCCTGATTGCACATTTACTAAAACTAACCGTTCAATCTGATGCTCCTGAGATGATGAAAGGAAGCTGGTATAGTTCTGTGACAGAACATCGTTTCCGAATCAAAAAGGATTTGGAAGAAAATCCTTCTTTTAAAAACTATATTACTGAAGTTATTTCTCAAGCATATTTCGATGCTCGTAAACTGGCGATTAAGGAAGGTAAAAAGGCTAAATTAGGAGTTAGAAAACCTGCTGAAGAAGAATATCCTCTCGATTGTCCTTTTCTGATAGATCAGTTATTAGATGAAGATTTTTATGGAGACAATGATTAAGCACATAAAAAGTCTGGGTTGGATACGTATATTTTGTAAAAAACAACACACAATATGGCGCAGCACTGTTTTCTACAGCGTGTGACTTGAGGCAAGATTCACCTCTTCGTTGCCAGTTTGCCGTTTTTGCTGAATTTTATTGACTCAGAATTACTACAATTAGTGTTGATGCTAGATAATGGGAAGGCTTTGACTATTTACCAAACCATCTAGCCCGGAAAAGAAGAACTAATAGCTATGCGAACTCACTATTGCGGCGAACTCCGAAAAGAACATATTGGAGAAACTGTTACTTTATACGGATGGGTAGACCGTTACCGCGATCATGGGGGCGTGACATTTTTGGATTTACGCGATCGCTCTGGGCTAGTCCAAATCGTCAGTGATCCACAACGGACTCCCGATTCTTACGAACAGGCTAACACACTGCGAAGTGAATATGTTGTGGAAATCACAGGCAGGGTAACACAACGTCCTGAAGAATCCCTAAATTCCCGCATTCCTACAGGCGATGTCGAAATCTACGCCGATAAAATCGTTTTACTCAACGCCATCCATAAGCAATTACCCTTCCAAGTCGCTACCGGCAACAACGATCCAGTGCGGGAAGACTTGCGGTTAAAATATCGTTATTTGGATTTGCGGCGCGATCGCATGGCGAGTAACTTGCAACTGCGTCACCAAGTCGTCAAAGCCGTCCGTCGCTACCTAGAAGATATCGCCAATTTCATCGAAGTAGAAACCCCCATCCTCACCCGTTCCACCCCCGAAGGTGCGCGTGATTACATCCTACCCAGTCGGGTTAATGCTGGTGAATGGTTCGCCTTACCCCAATCACCGCAGCTATTCAAACAATTATTGATGGTATCCGGCATGGATAGATACTATCAGGTTGCTCGTTGCTTCCGCGATGAAGACTTACGCGCCGACAGACAACCAGAATTTACCCAATTGGACATGGAAATGAGCTTCATGTCCCAAGAAGAAATTATCGAACTTAACGAGAAGTTAGTTGCTCATATCTTCAAAAGCGTTAAAGACATTGAGTTACCTCATCCTTTTCCCCGTCTCACCTACGCCGAAGCAATGGATCGCTACGGTAGTGATAAACCTGATACGCGTTATGGTTTGGAATTAGTCAATGTTTCGGATATCTTGAAAGACTCCGGTTTTAAAGTCTTTCGGGAAGCTGTCGCAAATGGCGGTATCGTCAAAATCCTCCCCATTCCTAACGGTAACGATGCCATCTCTAATGTCCGCATTAAACCAGGTGGTGACTTATTTAAAGAAGCCAGTGAAGCCGGTGCTAAAGGTTTAGCTTATATCCGCGTTAGAGAAGATGGTGAAATTGATACCATTGGCGCAATCAAAGACAACCTCACGCCAGAACAAAAACAAGAAATTATCAGCCGCACAGGTGCAAAAGCCGGTCATTTGTTATTATTTGCTGCTGCTGATGCGCCAACTGTCAATAAAACTTTAGACAGATTGCGGCAAGTTATCGCCAGGGAATTTAAGTTAATTGATTCTGAAAAAATCAACTTGCTCTGGATTACAGATTTCCCGATGTTTGAGTGGAATGCTGACGAAAAGCGTCTTGAAGCATTGCACCACCCCTTCACAGCACCCCATCCTGATGATTTGAGCGACTTAAAAACAGCACGCGCTCAAGCTTACGACTTGGTATTTAATGGCTTTGAAGTTGGCGGTGGAAGTCTGCGGATTTATCAGCGAGAAATTCAAGAACAGGTATTTGAAGCGATTGGTTTTTCTCCTGAAGAAGCACAAAATAAATTTGGCTTTTTGTTAGAAGCTTTTGAATATGGTACACCCCCCCACGGTGGCATCGCCTACGGTTTAGATCGTTTGGTGATGTTGCTGACTGGAGAAGAATCTATTCGCGATGTCATTGCTTTTCCAAAAACACAACAAGCGCGTTGTTTGTTAACAGATGCACCTTCAACAGTAGATGCGAAACAGTTGAAAGAATTACACGTTTCTTCAACTTTTAAACCCAAAACTTAAAGTGTATGGTGCGTTCCCAACGCACCATCTTCAAAAATTCTTAAAGTGTAGGGTGCGTTCCCAACGCACCATCTTCAAAAATTCGGTGCGTTACGAACTAATTTAGTGCATTATAATTTTCTTGTGGAACAGGCGTCTCGCCTGTTATGGGCGGGCGAGACGCCATTGGTGTCAAGTTAAGGCATCAGCCCAGATGTCAAGTGACCGAGCAGCCGTTCGTCGGTGACGTTGACGGACGGCTTTGACCAACCCCATCGAACGATGATGTTCTACGAGCCAAGGAATAAGTTGTAACCCAGGGTTACGTAAAAGTGCGCGGTGGAAAAAATAGAAACTGCGAAAAACCATTTCTACAGAAATGCGCTCAATTGGCTGTTGTAAAGCTACTGCGACATCGGCACACAAGTCATTAAGAACAGCGTAGAAAATCCAAGTAGCATATATTTGCATCTGCACACCATTAGTGCCACCAACCCACAGATAGGACAATCCCAATAAACGCTTAGTCAATAAAAATGCATCCTCAATGCGCCAGCGTCGACGGTATAATTCGCAAACTTCCTGTGCCGAAAGTTGTTGTGGGTCAAGAACATTAGTCAAGTAATGATACCAAGTCTTGCCCCACAATACGGAAACTTGGCGCATGGGATGGCGACATGGGTTGGTGTGATGCCATCCCATTTGAATAATTTCGTCTTTGTAGTGAGAGCCGTCAGAAAGTACACGTGCTACCTTATATCTCACCTTTTCCTTTTGGCGTGTCAGCACATACTTATTAGCTGTAGTCAGAGAATCAAACCATTCAAAACCATAAAATCCCATGTCTACTACGAGTAAACCGCCTGAAGGTAAACGTTCTAACAGTGCTTGCCACCAACGAGTCTCATTTCGTTTGACATCGGCATCATACCAAACTGCCACGGGAGTGTGAGTGAAAGCTTCAACCACCATCAGCATTTTTCCTGCCAACACCGCACCTGTTTTTTCTTGCAGTTGTCCGAAGTGTTTTTTCATGGCTTCGAGTGTCGAGGCGTCTCCAATCCAAATGGCGGGAAATTTCTCGGACACTGATGCCCAGGCTGGGGCTAATTCCCTTACACTCCTTTTAGCTGCTAGGCACTCTATGACCTGCTCTAACAGTTTGGCAAATAGATGAGCCGGTAGGCTGTTGAGTCTTTGAGACAAAGCTTGCTTACTCACTTTCGTTGCCTCTACCCACATCAATCCTTCTACTTCTAGGATTCGCAATACATCTGTTAAGTGCTGTACTTGTCTATACACTATACTCAACACTATTGCTGCCATTACTGGTAGGGTCAGTACTCGTGAGCGCAAGCTCCGTTCTTTATCTTTTACTTCTTTGAGGTTGGTAAATGTGCCTGGACTTACCAACTCAAACAACCTTGATTCTATCTCTTCACTTGCCGGAGCCGGTACGTTGACTCGATGGCGAAAATCTGGATTCCCTTGCTTTTTCCGTGGTTTACTCATGGCTCTTTTCAACACCCCTGTGTTGACTTCTACCATTAGGTTTCCCTCTCTTGACACAAATCCATTTTTCTTAACTTGACACCAATGGCGAGACGCCCACCCCACAAGAGCTATATTTTATGCATTATTTTAGCCTTGCCACTAGGGATGGTATTGATAAAGTATCTATCTGTAGTAGTCAATAACCGCTGTATACATGAAATCAGGTTATCATTGCACAAGCTCTGATTAATTTTCTCAAATCCAGACAGCGTAATAATGACAAACAGCCTAGAAGAGTTGCTGACGTTAGCGGAGAAAGAGTTTTATCAACTCACCGAAGCAGATAAAAAATTGTTTCCTGCTGTGTTTGAGGGTAAAGAGGCTGACTTCAGCGCTGATGCTGATGCACTCACTTTGAATGTTGACAGAATTATCTGGCTTTGTACGAATTTAAAAGCGCGAGAATTTTTAAGTTATCGAGGGCTAGAAATTGTTGGCGCTAAAGTTAAGGGAGAACTGAATTTGAGTTTTGTAACTCTAGAAATTCCTCTCAAGTTTATTAATTGTACTTTCTCCAAGGCCATTTCTCTCCAGCAAGCTAAATTACGCTCTTTGAGCCTAAAAGGAAGTAAAGTTTTATCCATTAATGCTGATGAGATACAGGTTGAGGGTTCTGTATTCCTGAGTGATGGCTTTCAGGCTATGGGTGAAGTGCGTCTGGCGAGATCTTCCATTGGCGGCAATCTCTATTGTAGCAAAGGCAAGTTTTTCAACTATAAAGACTTGAACTATCAAGGAAATAAGAGAATTCTTGAAGATTGTGCCTTGTTTGCTAATAGTGCAAATATCAAGGCTAGCGTCTTCCTAGACGATGAATTTGAGGCTAGGGGCGCAGTGCTTCTGGTGGGAGCTTCCATTGGCGGGAATCTCCATTGTAGCAAAGGCAAGTTCTACAGCGGGGGAGAAATTGCCCTGTGTGCTGATAATGCAAATATTACGGCTAGCGTTTTCCTAGATGATGAATTTAAGGCTAAGGGTGAAGTGCGTCTTCGGGGAGCTTCCATTGGCGGTGAGCTAGGCTGTAGTGGAGGCAAGTTCTACAACAAGGGAAGAATAGCCCTATCTGCTGATAGTGCAAATATCAAGGCTAGCGTCAGACTAAACAATGGATTTGAGGCTAGGGGCGCAGTCCATCTGGCGGGATCTGCCATTGGTGGTGAACTCAATTGCAGTGGAGGCAGGTTCTTCAATCAGAAAGAGGATGCTGTCTCAATTGCTCTCTCAATTGATGGAGCAAATATTGAAGGAGATGTGTACTTTACCGAAGATTTTACAGCTGAGGGGCTAGTCTCCTTAGTCAGTGCAAGAATAGATGACACCCTGTTTCTTCAAGAGATCAATAATTGGAGCATTCGATTTGGGCAAATCTACTTTTTTAGGTGGACGATAAAATCAAACTCATACAGCTTAATGAAGTATGTTTCCTCCAAAATGCGATGCTCCCTAAAGAATTTCCAGCAGATGAAATTGGATCTGAGATTTGCTAGGGTTGGTACTCTGGCTGATAAGGCTAATAGCTGGCCTGATAAAGATGGGTTGTATCTCAATGGCTTTACTTACAATGCGATTAGCGAAACATCTCCCATTGATAGTAAACGTCGGCTGGAGTGGCTACGGCTTCAACCCACAAAAGAGTTTACATTACAACCCTATGAGCAATTAGCAGCAGTGTTGAAGGCTAGTGGCCATGAAGCTGCTGCTATAGAGGTTTTAATTGGTAAAGAGCAAGACAGATTAGAATATGGCAGTTTGAATATATTTAGTTACCTCTGGAATCGCTTCCTAGGAGTTACTATTGCTCATGGATATCGGCCTCAATATGCCTTGGTTTTTTCATTTGGATTCGTGATTTTTGGTACGGTTGTATTTAATTATGGTTATACAAATAAGCTAATCTCACCCTCCTCAAATGTAGGGCCATTTGATTCTTCGGAGTCTGAAGTCTCAGAAGATTATCCAGTTTTCAACCCACTACTTTATTCTATTGATGTCTTCCTGCCAATTGTTGATTTGCATCAGGAGAGCCACTGGTTGCCAAATAGCAAACCAGGAAGTGATAAAAATTTCCTCTTCCTTAAAATCCCTTCAGGCCAAATAATACGTCGTTATTTCTGGCTGCATATCGTCCTTGGATGGATATTAACCTCTTTGTCGGTTGCTGGGTTTACAGGACTCGTCCGCAGTCAGAACAAATAGTCAGAAAGGGAATTTAAAATAGAATTAAGTTGCGATCTGCTGAAAGCAGCAGCGCTTCGCTATCGCTTAACCGCCAAATTGCCCTATGACTGATATCACCTTGACAGACACTGCCTTATTACCAGAAGATTTGTTACCAGATGTCAATCATCTAATTACAGAGGATGATCAGCCTTTGGATAATCTACCATCGGAAAAACAGCAACGGCTGCTCACAGAACCCCTCTACAGTTCTTGGAGTGGCGCAAGTAATGCTGAAGGGTTTCTCGCTGCGGCTAATGTAGCTTTGTATTTCAGCAGCAAAAAACCGCCAGTTGTGCCAGATGTGTTTTTAAGTCTGGATGTGCAGATAGCTGAAAACTGGTGGGAAAAAGGCCATCGTTCTTATTTTTTCTGGGAATTTGGCAAACCACCAGAAGTAGTAATTGAAATTGTCTCTAATAAAGAAGGCAACTAAACTGGGCGCAAAATGCTGGATTATGCCCAGATGCGGGTTATTTACAGGACTACCCGGTAAGCGTAAAACGAGCGCGGCTGTCTTCCCTGAGATATAAGCGATACGTGGGATTTTAATCCCTGTCATCTTCTCTAACTGCAACATTTATTTTTACTTGCCATAATTTAACCTTTTATAGATAATATTTTAGATATACAGGAAGGGTAATCAACCTGTCTAAAAACCCGATTGCTGCCTAACACGCAGACGCTGTACCTTGACAATTAAATCTATAGGGTTCTATTACATTGTTCTAGCTTCCTTCTGGTAATAGGTAAAAGATTTACAGGGACTAGGCACAAAGCATTTTGAGGCGTATTTGCTTCAACTAAAAAAGAACTTGCAGCAATGCAACTAGGGTAGGGCATACCCGAAGTCGCTTGGGGAGAACCCCACCTCTGGTTTAGAAAACGCAAGGAATCTAGATTAAGTGGTTTCGTTGAGCCAAGAATCTCAGTGTCTTTAGACCTGAGAGTGTCAAGCGCCTTGGGAGTAGAGCCTGAGGTTTGAGTGCATCAGACTCGCTTTTATCCCCTAATTACAGGCAGTCCATGAACCGCTGTACCTTGTCTGAGAGTGGCTGATGTTGGATTTTATCGGCTAATGTTTGGGCTTTTTGGTAGCAGCATAGGGCTGACTTTTTGCGTTTTGTTGTGGCGTAAAGACTCCCCATATTCAGCAAAGTTGAAGTTTCTCCCAGAGAATCGCCCAGTTCTT includes the following:
- a CDS encoding DUF29 domain-containing protein — protein: MNNQLYEQDFNLWRESIIEQIKQHQFNDIDWEHLLLELEDMGKSEKRSFISNLTILIAHLLKLTVQSDAPEMMKGSWYSSVTEHRFRIKKDLEENPSFKNYITEVISQAYFDARKLAIKEGKKAKLGVRKPAEEEYPLDCPFLIDQLLDEDFYGDND
- the aspS gene encoding aspartate--tRNA ligase, producing the protein MRTHYCGELRKEHIGETVTLYGWVDRYRDHGGVTFLDLRDRSGLVQIVSDPQRTPDSYEQANTLRSEYVVEITGRVTQRPEESLNSRIPTGDVEIYADKIVLLNAIHKQLPFQVATGNNDPVREDLRLKYRYLDLRRDRMASNLQLRHQVVKAVRRYLEDIANFIEVETPILTRSTPEGARDYILPSRVNAGEWFALPQSPQLFKQLLMVSGMDRYYQVARCFRDEDLRADRQPEFTQLDMEMSFMSQEEIIELNEKLVAHIFKSVKDIELPHPFPRLTYAEAMDRYGSDKPDTRYGLELVNVSDILKDSGFKVFREAVANGGIVKILPIPNGNDAISNVRIKPGGDLFKEASEAGAKGLAYIRVREDGEIDTIGAIKDNLTPEQKQEIISRTGAKAGHLLLFAAADAPTVNKTLDRLRQVIAREFKLIDSEKINLLWITDFPMFEWNADEKRLEALHHPFTAPHPDDLSDLKTARAQAYDLVFNGFEVGGGSLRIYQREIQEQVFEAIGFSPEEAQNKFGFLLEAFEYGTPPHGGIAYGLDRLVMLLTGEESIRDVIAFPKTQQARCLLTDAPSTVDAKQLKELHVSSTFKPKT
- a CDS encoding zinc metalloprotease HtpX; this encodes MTNQLKTAALLAALSGLLIAISYWVLGGTTGLIVGIGLAAVTNLFSWYQSDKIALAVYRAQPVTEAEAPGLYRMVQRLSQRAKIPMPGVYIVPSQGANAFATGRDPEHAAVAVTEGILNILPEDELEGVLAHELTHIINRDTLTQAVAATVAGAISFLAQMVSYSSWFGGASSRDDNRGGNPLGVLLTVVLAPVAATIIQLAISRTREFSADAGAARLTGNPRALARALQRLEVTARQMPLNANPAFEPLLIIHPISGQFLGNLFSSHPATEARVEALLKLEQQLPTTAY
- a CDS encoding IS4 family transposase yields the protein MSKPRKKQGNPDFRHRVNVPAPASEEIESRLFELVSPGTFTNLKEVKDKERSLRSRVLTLPVMAAIVLSIVYRQVQHLTDVLRILEVEGLMWVEATKVSKQALSQRLNSLPAHLFAKLLEQVIECLAAKRSVRELAPAWASVSEKFPAIWIGDASTLEAMKKHFGQLQEKTGAVLAGKMLMVVEAFTHTPVAVWYDADVKRNETRWWQALLERLPSGGLLVVDMGFYGFEWFDSLTTANKYVLTRQKEKVRYKVARVLSDGSHYKDEIIQMGWHHTNPCRHPMRQVSVLWGKTWYHYLTNVLDPQQLSAQEVCELYRRRWRIEDAFLLTKRLLGLSYLWVGGTNGVQMQIYATWIFYAVLNDLCADVAVALQQPIERISVEMVFRSFYFFHRALLRNPGLQLIPWLVEHHRSMGLVKAVRQRHRRTAARSLDIWADALT
- a CDS encoding Uma2 family endonuclease; translated protein: MTAVTVQIPPSLKFTDDEFLQIIAANKDLRLELSAHGELIVMSPTGGETGNRNFEVYLDLGFWNRKNGLGKAFDSSTGFKLPNGATRSPDVSWVSIERWNALTPEQRKKFLPLCPDFVIELLSESDDLADTQSKMREYIDNGLLLGWLINPKDKQVEIYRPNQKAEVLQSPTSLSGEDVLPGFILDLQPIFGS